CATGCCGATGCCGATGGCGTGACCGTTGAGCGCGGCGATGGTCGGCTTGGGAAAGTTCGCCAGCTCCAGCGGGTAGGAGCGAATCAAGGCTTCTTCACCAATCAACCGCGTACCTGCTGGCAGGGGGTTTTGTAGATACACGCGATCCGCGCCCGCGCAGAAACCGCGCTCGCCCGCGCCGGTCAGAATCACCGCGCGCACACTGTCGTCTTTTTCGGCCGTGCGGAAGGCTGCGACGATCTCGTCGCCCATGTCGGGCGTGTAGGCGTTGAGCACTTCGGGGCGATTCAGGGTAATGGTGGCGATGTGTTCATCGACGCTGTAGTGAATTTGCTGATAGTGCATGGTCATGGGCAGCTGCGAAGGGTTGGGATTTGTCGGTCATCATACTGTAAAAAAACTACAAAAATAGTTTGCGAATCAAGCAACTAGCGCAGGCGTTTTCGGTTTTCCTGTTGGAGCTATCAGGGCTTTTTGTGTATCCTCGCCGCCTTTCAGCAGCAGCATACAGGGAGAGCCCTATGCGGATTGGCGTTATCAAAGAAACTGCAGCCGGTGAAAATCGCGTTGCACTCACGCCGGAAACGGCCAAGAAATTTACCGGCCTCGGCTACGAGGTGGTGGTGCAGAGCGGTGCAGGTGTTGCATCGAGCTGCCCAGATGCGCAGTACACCGCTGCGGGCGCGAGCGTTGCCTCCTCTGCTGCGGATGCGCTGAAAGATGCCGACATTGTTTTAAAAGTGATTGCGCCGACGGCGGATGAAGCGGACTTGATGAAATCGGGCGCGATTGTGTTGGCCGCTTTTGCGCCGCACGCTAACGATAACCTCGACACTTACGCAGCCAAAGGGCTGACTTGTGTGGCGATGGAATTGATTCCGCGTATCACGCGCGCGCAGAGTTCTGACATTCTCTCTTCGCAAGCGAATGTCGCCGGTTACAAAGCGGTGTTGATGGCAGCGAACGAATACCAGCGCATGTTCCCAATGTTGATGACCGCCGCTGGCACGGTAAAACCCGCGCGCGTGGTGGTGCTCGGTGTGGGTGTTGCCGGTTTGCAAGCGATTGCGACCGCCAAGCGTTTGGGTGCGGTGGTGGAAGCCTCGGATATGCGTCCTGCTGCAAAAGAGCAAGTGGAATCGTTGGGCGGTAAATGGCTGGATGTGCCGATGAGCGATGAAGAAAAAGCCAAAGCACTCGGCACCGGCGGTTACGCGTGGGTACCTTCGCCCGAGTATGTGCGCGATCAAGCAGTGATCGTGGATAAAGCAGTGAGCAATGCCGATATCGTGATCACTACCGCACAAATTCCCGGCCGCAAAGCGCCCGTGTTAGTAAAAGCTGACACTGTGGCGAAAATGAAACCCGGCTCCGTGTTAGTGGATATGGCAGCGTCTACCGGCGGCAATGTTGAAGGCTCGGAAGCGGGCAAAACCGTAACGACAAACAACGGCGTAAAAATTATTGGCGAAACCAATATTCCTGCGCTTGTCGCGGCAGAAACTTCTGCTTTGTATGCGCGCAACATGGTGAATTTTTTAGAGCCGATGCACGACAAAGAAAGCAAAACGCTGAAGCTGAATCGTGAAGATGAAATGGTGAAGCCGACGATTATTGTCGATGGCGGCCAAGTCATTTACAAAAAACCAAACTAATTTTCGCGCGGAGAAATACATCATGGAAATCATCACCATTTTCGTGCTGGCAATTTTTGTCGGCTACTATGTTGTGTGGGGTGTCACGCCCGCGCTGCACACGCCGCTGATGGCAGTAACCAATGCGCTGTCCGGCATCATCGTGGTCGGCGCTATGTTGCAAGCGGTTTATATCCCAGCAGCAGATGGCAGTTTGCAAGCCATCACGCCTACCAGCGTACTCGGCGCACTCGCCGTATTTTTTGCCAGCATCAATATTTTCGGTGGCTTTGCAGTCACGGAAAGAATGCTGGACATGTTCCGCAAGAAAAAGAAATAAGAGGCTGTCATCATGGAAAACATTGCTCAATACGCTAGCTGGGCTTATTTGATCGGCGCCGTTTTATTTATTTTGACACTGCGCGGTTTGTCATCGCCGGCTTCTGCCATCATGGGCAATCGCTACGGCATGATCGGCATGGCACTGGCCGTGCTCGCGACATTTTTTATCGCGCCCAATCCCAATATTGGTTTGATTGTAGCGGCGATGATTGGTGGTGCAGCGATTGGCATTTTTCGTGCGCGCACCGTGCCAATGACACAAATGCCAGAAACGGTAGCGATGATGCACTCGCTGGTCGGTTTGGCAGCGGTGTTGATTGCTGTGGCGGCTGTGCTGCATCACGGTGAATCGCATTCCATGTTGTCGCGCTTTGAATTGTTTGTTGGTTGTTTTATTGGTGCGATCACGTTTAGCGCCTCTGTTTTTGCTTTCGGTAAATTGGCAGCAAAAAAATGGGCAAAATCTTTGCACGGCAGTTGGGTAAAAGTGGTGCAAGCTATTCTGGCTATCGTGATGTTAGTCAGCGGTGTGCATTATTTTGTTACCGAAAACATGATGTCTTTTTGGATGATGACCGGCACAGCGATTGTGTTGGGTTATTTCTGGATTGCGCCCATCGGCGGCGGTGATATGCCGGTGGTGGTGTCGCTGCTCAACTCATTCTCTGGCTGGGCGGCAGCGGGTATTGGTTTCACACTCGGCAACGCGATGCTGATTATTGCGGGCTCCTTGGTGGGTTCGTCGGGTGCCATTCTGTCGTATGTGATGTGTCGCGCCATGAACCGCTCGCTGTTTAATGTGCTGTTTGGCGGTTTTGGTGCTGCCGCTGCTGGTGCCGCTGCTGCTGATGGCAAAGAGAAAAACTACAAGTCTGGTTCTGCTGATGATGCTGCGTTCATGATGGGTAATGCCGATAGCGTGGTAATTGTTCCTGGCTATGGTCTTGCACAGGCGCGCGCGCAAAACGCGGTAAAAGAATTGGCAGAAGCACTGAAAGAAAAAGGCGTGACCGTGCGCTATGCGATCCACCCCGTTGCCGGCCGTATGCCTGGCCACATGAATGTGTTGCTGGCAGAAGCGGATGTGCCTTACGAAGATGTCAAAGAGATGGACGAAATCAACAGCGACTTCCCCTCCACGGATGTGGTGTTGGTGATCGGTGCGAACGATGTGGTGAATCCCGCCGCGAAAACCGATCCAACTTCACCGATTTTCGGCATGCCAATTTTGGAAGCCAACCGCGCACGCACCGTGATGGTGATCAAGCGTTCAATGGCGGTCGGTTATGCTGGTCTGGACAATGACCTGTTCTATCTCGACAAAACCATGATGATTTTTGGCGATGCCAAAAAAGTGGTAGAGGACATGGTGAAATCCCTCACCGGCAGCGGGCATTGATGGCTGTCATGGAAAACAAAAAAACCCGCTCGGCGGGTGTTTTTTATGGTTTTTTTTTGGGGGGGGGGGGTATAATCTTGCAGCTGTACCCATTTTAATTCTGCGCAAGGAGATTGCCATGAACATTAAACACACACTTGCCGTTGCTGTGCTGACGCTATTTTCCACAGCCACTCTGGCTGCGCCCCCCTACCATATCAACGGCACGCCCGTCGTCGGTACTGCCACCTTTGCCTCCTCCGGCACTTGTAAGGTACCCATGAAAAAATTTGCTGGTGCGCAATATGGCTCTATTTATGATTCTGGCAATAATTCTGTTGGCACAGGCGTGATTGATGCGACAGGCTCCGTTATTTTGGCGTTTGGAGCGGGAGGTATGCAGAGTTACATGAAATACTTCATCGACAATAACGCACCACAAAAAGTGGATATAAAAATGAGAGCCAGCTTTATGGACACCACGAATGTAGCGGGCTATGTAATGGCGCAGTCAGGTTGCACAATGATGAGTTGGTGGACGCAGCCCAGTTCGTTTTTCCAAGTAAAACAAGATCTGGCCAAAGGCACGATGGATATTGCCATGAAACAGTCGTTCATTGGTGACATACAACCGGATCTCAATCATTGCACGAGTGTTAATAATGTAGTCAAATGCAACAAGTCGCTACAATTCAAAGGCAGTATGAGCTTCAAAGGAAGAGCGCTCATCCCCTAATTAAGGCCGTTGTTAAAAACCCGCTGCGGCGGGTTTTTTTATGCGTCGCGTTTGCGCGCAGAAAACTGGTGCTAGTATGAACAGCAGCGACACATTTCGCGGAGGTTTACGATGTTGAAGCAAACGATTTCTGTCGGTTTTTCTGCGTTGTTGTTTGCCGTTGCAGCGCAAGCCGCCACGCCGCCCTACCATGTGAACGACGGCTACTACGGCAGTGTGACTATCAAAGCCAGCGGCAGTTGTGGCTTCAAGCCCGTGACTTACAAAAAAGCGTGGTTTGGTGAAGTATTTGACAGCACCGACACCTCACAAGGCACGGGCATCATCACCGCCAGCGGCGAGCTGCTGGTGTTGGAAGAAGACTACGCGCCGATTCGCTACAGCAACAACAGCGCAACAGGCTTGGGCAAAGACATCAGCTACACCAATATGGTGGGTGCAGAGTTGGTGGCCTTTGTGCAGGATTTCTCCGGCTGTAACATTTGGAGCATCGTGCCCAACGCCAATTCGCGCGCCACCATCAAGTGGGATATGTTCGCCAACAAAGACCGTTTGAATTTGCGCGCCAATTTCAAAGGTTTTGAGTCCGAAGTGTGCAGCGGCCCACCGAGCAACCAGCAGTGCCGTGCCGACAGTTTTTCCGGCTCTATCGTATTTAGCGGCAATCGCGCCATGCCGTAAGCTGACAGCTTGGGGCGGTATCGCATATAGTGCGTCTCTGTTTTTTTCAGCTTGATTGAGGTTCATCGTGAAAATCTTTCCTGCCTTTATCGCCACTACGGCTGCGTTTGTCTCTATGCAAGCGGCAGCTGCTTCCTACGGCATCGACAGCAGCCAGCCTTACTACAAAGGCGCGTCCACTGCAGAAACAGTCGGCAGTTGCACCATCTACAAATCCTATCGCGAAGCGTGGTGGGGACAGGTGAAAGACCCCAGTGGTGCCAACATTGGCGAAGGCTTGATTGCCAAAAAAGGCACAACAGGGTCGGAGTATGTGTTGGTTGCTCTGTTGCAGAGCACATTCTATTTGGGTGGACAGAGCAACAGCGTGAGCGGCAAGTTGCGCACCGTGAGCTTTGTGGACATGAGCAACGCCGGTACGGCCAGTGCGCTGCAAGCTTTGGCGACCAACCCTTCTTGCACAATAGACTGGATGCAAGCCAGCCCGCTGGCCAGAATCACCTACACCAAAACACCGATCAAGCCCGCTACCTTCACAGAGACATTCACTTTGTTGTACCCCTTCGGCGGTGCGAGCAATCCTGTTTCAAGCACGGTGGGTAACTTGACGACGGACACCACCAAAAAATTCAACGGCAAAATCAATTTTGTTGGCAAGAAACCGGCATCGACGGTGACGCCGCCCGTACCTAGCCTTTAAGGAGATTTTTATGCGTTCACTGCCACAAATAGCTGTTCTCGCCGCTGCCATTGCTTTACTGCCCGCTTGCGGCAAAAACGAGGAAACACCAGCGGCAAAAGCCAACACCAGCGCTGCGGCACAACAGCAGGCCGCCGATCCGTTTCAACGCAACGGCGAGTTGTTGTCTATTAATGTGGACACCATGCCGCGCGCCGCATTCGTCGCGAAATTATCGGAATTGACCGGCGCAAAAATTACCGTAGAAGGCGATAACAACCAAACCGTGACCCTGCATATTGCCGATGGCAGTTTGCGCAAAGTGCTCAGCATGGCGATGGCCGATGTGCCGTACACCATCAGCATGCAGTTCGCGAATTTACAAGACAGTTTTCCTGTCAGCGTGAGTGTTACGCGCTACAACACCGCCGCTGCAGCACCGCAAGCAGCAAATGCCGCACAACAGCTGCCGGCTGGCTTGGTGCCGTCACTGCCATCGGGCGCGCAACCCGTTGCGGCTGCAGCAGAAAGCGATGAGCCAGAGCTGGCCAGTATGTCACCCGACGAGCAGCTCAAATATTTTTTATCGAAAGATAAAGATGATCAGGTCTCGATGATTTTTGATATGGAGCCGACCAAATCCGATATCGCGCTGATGAATAAATTGATTACGCGTGAAGATGTAACGGGCGAAGTGAAACAGGAAATGCTCGACAGCTTGTCCACGGCCGATTACGAAGACGCGGGTGCCACCATCAAATTGGCGCTGGATGAAAAAGACCCTGAAGTGGTCGCCAAAGCGGCGGAAGTGTTGTCGGGTGTCGGTTCCGCTACCGACATTGCTGCGCTGAAAAAAGTATTGGAAAAAACCGATAACGAAGATGTGCGCACCGCAGTCAATGATGCGATTGAGACGCTGGAGCCGTAAGCGTGCCGCAAAAAAATTGCTACTCACGCCCTTATTTAGAATTTAGAACGAAGAAAATATGAAAAAAATTATCCTTCTTGCATCGGAGCGTTCTGGAACCAATCTTTTGAGAACGCTGTTGGGTAATCATCCCAACATTGATGCTCCCGTTGCACCGCATTTTTTGGATGCCTTTAGTGATTCTATTGGGCTGTATGGTGATTTGAAAAAAAAGGAAAATGCAGCAAGGCTGCTGGGGCATATGATTAAGCTAGCCAACCATTCTTACCATAACTGGAATCTAAAAACGGACGCCTCGGAATTGTGTGAAAGATACGGCGTAAACTCGCTAGCCTCCGCCTTTGATGCTGTGTACAGCGAAAGAGCAAAACTGGAAGGCAAAGACAATTATGCGTGTAAAGATAACTACATGTTTCACTATGTGTCTTTGCTGGAGCGCCTGCCGGATGCGACGGATATTCGCTACATCTACCTTTATCGTGATCCGCGTGACAATGTTGTTTCATGGATGAAGCGCCCGCTGTATATGCACACGCCGTATGAAATGGCCAAAAAATGGAATGCAGAGCAGCGCACAATTTTGGATCTTGTGAACAAAGTCGGTATCAATGCACATTTTCTCAAGTATGAAAACCTTATCGCTAATCCAGCGCAAGAGATGACGCGCGTTTTGGAGTTTATTGGTGTGTCGGCAGATGAGAAGTGTTTCCAAACGGATGAAAACAATAAGGAGTCTAAACGCAATGAGTATTGGGAGAACTTGTCCAAACCCATCATGAGTGATAACTCAAAAAATACTTGAAAGAGATGAGCGCCAAGGATTTGCTGGTGGTTGAAAGTGTGTGTGCAGAGCCAATGAAGGTGCTTGGGTATCAGCCAGAAACAGCGGCTAACTGGAAGAAGAAAAAAGACCTTTTATTCAAGCCGCACCAAAAAGTCCGCATCTTCTTATCCAAGAAAAAAAACAAGGATCACCTGTTTAAAACAATGGCCGATATGCAGGACAAGATCGACATGATCAACAAAATTAAACAAGACTTATAAGCCTGTGATGGCGACGACCCAAAAATCTGCGGTGGGCGGGTATTTTGAGTGGGAGCTAAGAGAGGGGTGTGCCTTCCATGAGGAGAAATTGGCACTTAACAGCGGCAGGAATGCGCTGAAATATATTTTGCAGGCGCGGCGCCATACAAAACTATTCTTGCCGAAATATTTGTGCGAAGCCGTTATGCAGCCCGTCTTAGAATTAAAAATCCCGCATAGCTTTTATGCGATTGATGAGAGCCTTGAGCCAGTTGGATTAGATGATGGCGATACAGACAGTACCGTGTTGTACATCAATTATTTTGGCCTAAAAGGTCGTGCGGTTCATTCCCTAGCAAAAAATACAAAAAACTTAATAGTGGACAATACACAGGCATTTTTTTCTTTAGCGCCTCATCGTGTGCCGACGTTCTATTCGGCGCGAAAGTTTTTTGGTGTGCCGGATGGTGCTTATGTCAGCGGATGTGATCTTGTTGCAGCCGACCTGGAGACGGATCAATCGTATGAGCGTTGCGCGCATTTGCTGAAGCGCTTGGATTTGGATGCAGAAGCGGGGTTTTCTGCGTATCAAAAAAACGAAGAAGCAATTGCCATGCTGCCTATGCGTAAAATGTCACGCCTCACCAGCAGCATTTTGTCGGCTATTAACTATGTAGAAGTAGCCGATAGACGGCGAAAAAACTATAAGGCATTACACGCGTTATTAAGTAAGCATAACCGCGCAATATTTGCAGACGTAGATTTTACAGACATAGATAATGATTGTGTGCCTATGGTCTATCCATTTCTTTGTGACAGGCCATCCGTAAGGGCGGTGTTGCTGCGTAATAGGGTTTATTGCGCGCAGCTTTGGCCTAATGTGCTAACAGATTTATCGGATCAACCCGATAGTGTTGAGTATCAAATGGCGGCTAATATTATTCCGCTACCCGTAGATCAACGTTACGACGAAAAACAAATGGATGTTATTGCGTCAATCATTATTGGGGCGTTGAACAATGGATGAGGGGCGCTCGGAACAATTTGCGCGTAACGATCAGTTGATGGAAGCGCTGACTGAGCTAAATACTATGCTGGCAGGGATGGAACGCCCGTCTGTTGAAGGGCTTCAGCGCCCTATCGTATTTATTGTCGGCTGCCCGCGCAGCGGCACAACACTGATGATGCAATGGTTGGCGGCGCTGGGCGTGTTTGCCTACCCGAGTAACTTGATTGCGCGCTTTTATGCCAACCCCTATGTGGGCGTGCGCGTTCAGCAAGCGCTTCACACATACGACAGTAAAAAACAAATTTTTCCAGAAGTGAATGCGGCCGGAGATTTTAGTTCTAATTACGGCCATACCAGCGGTGCGCTAGCGCCCAGTGAGTATTGGTATTTTTGGCGACGCTTCTTTCATTTTGGAGAAATTCAATATTTACATGCGTTTAATGGTGGATCGCACGATACGCTGGGCTTTGTCAAAGAGTTGGCGTTAATGGAAAAAGCCTTTGATAAGCCGCTGCTTATGAAGGCAATGATACTTAACTGGAATTTACCAGAGCTATATAACTTGTTTTCTAAATGCTTGTTTATTGATGTGAGTCGCACACCAGCAGACAATGCTGAGTCTTTATATTTTGCGCGCCAATCTTTTTTAAGGATGTTTCCAAGTGGTTTTCATTTAAGCCGCCGGAATATACGCGATTAAAAATCTGTCGCCGTTGGAGCAAGTGGCTGGGCAGGTATATTTCACCCGCCAAGCAGTAAATGATGGCTTGGCGAAGATTCCAGCAGCATCGGTACTGAGAGTGAATTACGAATCATTTTGCACAGCGCCAGTCGAGGTGTACGCAGCGTTAGCAGATAAAATGCGTGTAATGGGTTGCGAGCTTCCTCAATACGCGGGTGAAAGCCATTTTAAAATATCTGAAACTTCACGCTTAGCGCCCGCAGAGCGAGCAACCATAGAGCAGTATTTAGCAAAACTTGAGGAATAAATAATTGTGTCTGTAAAACAGTCTGTTGACGACTTGCATATCTTTGGCGGTAAACCACGGTTTACGCAGCCGTTGCATGTCGGCCGCCCCAATCGCCCAGACAAAGCGGTTTTTATGCAGCACGCGGACGATATTTGGGAGAGCGCGTGGCTCACTAACAACGGCCCCAAAGTGCAGGCGTTTGAAGCGGCGCTGTGCCAAATTCTCGGCGTTAAACACGCCATTCCCGTGTGCAATGCCACCATCGGGCTGCAAATTGCAATTCGCGCACTCGGCATGCGCGGTGAAGTGATAGTGCCCAGTTTTACGTTTATTGCAACGGCGCACAGTTTGGAATGGCAGGGCATCACGCCGGTATTTTGTGATGTTGATCCGGTAACGCATTGCATGGATTCGCAAAAAATTGAGCAACTGATTACGTCACGCACTACGGGCATTATGCCGGTGCATGTGTGGGGTAATGTTTGCAATGTTGAAGCGATAGAAGCAATAGCCAAAAAACACACACTAAAAATACTTTACGATGCGGCGCACGCTTTTGGCTGTGACCACAAAGGCAAAATGGTTGGCGGCTTTGGTGATGCCGAGGTATTCAGTTTTCACGCCACCAAAGTACTCAATACATTTGAGGGCGGCTGCATTACTACCAACAATGACGAAGTGGCGCGCGTGATTCGCTTGATGATTAACTTTGGGTTTGTGGGTAAAGACCAAGTTACCCATATTGGCAGCAACGGCAAGATGAGCGAGATTTCTGCTGCGATGGGCTTGGCCTCGCTGGAGGCATTTGATGGTTTCGTTGCACATAACCGTCGTAACTATCAGCACTACCGCCGCCGTATTGCAGAAATACCCAGCCTGTCACTCGTTGAATACAATGAAACCGGCAAACACAATTTCCACTACATCATTGTAAAGGTGGCGGAGGGTGCCGGCATCAGTCGCGACAATATCGTGCAAGTACTGGAAGCAGAAAACGTACTGGCGCGGCGCTATTTTTACCCCGGCTGCCATCGCATGGAGCCGTATTGTTCTTACTATCCCAATGCCGGTTTGTTGTTGCCAGAGTCAGAAAAACTTACAGGGGCTTTACTGTGCTTGCCAAATGGAAAAGCAACCACAGCGGAAGAGATTGACGGCGTGTGCGAGTTATTGGATTTTGTTATAAAAAATCAGCAAAACATTGTACGGCGTTTAGATAAATAGGTTAAAAGTGATGAAAGTAATAACAAAGTTTTTTAAGAAAAGAAAAAAGAAAAAAGAAAAATACAGTGATCTACAGATACAAGAAGCCTTAACACAGCTGCGAGAAGCGCTAATTATGCAGCCATTGGATGCCATCTTGCATTTTCAGTATGCGCAAGCGGCTTCCAAAGCTAATTTGCCATTTCTTGCTTATGCTGAACTGAAAACGGCATCTGTGCTTGGGTTGCCAGACAAAGATGGGCAACAGCTTTATCAGGAGATTATTTCAAAAGTGCCAGATTTGCTGGAAATGAATCACAATCAGTGGTTCCGGCTACACTCTATTGCCAGCAAATTGAAAGAAAAAGCTGACGGAAAAAAGCTACGTATTCTTGATGTTGGCGGCGGCGATGGCAGTCTTGCGGCGTTTTTGCCAGAGATGGACTATTGTCTTGTTGAGCCAGACACCAATGGAATCTCTGGCACACACCTGCCATTTGCAGACCAATCGTTTGATTACGTTGTGTCATGCCATGTGCTGGAGCATATTCCAATTGAAAGTCGTGAACTGTTTTTGGATCAGCTCATCTCAAAAGCGAGTAAAGGTTTGCTGTTACTAAATCCCTTTCATGTGGAGGAAGCTTTGTTGAGGAAAGGCTGCAGTTGTTTATTGATGTTACCAATGCGCGATGGGCTCATGAGCACCTTGAATGCAGCCTTCCGAAAGTGAGTGACGTTGAGGCTTACGCACAGCAAAAAGGCTTGCAATGTGAAGTGGAGCCCAATGGCGCTTTGACAACATCTATGGCGTTGGTTTTTATGGATCATTTTTCACAGGAATCCCGCCAGCATGAAAAATGGAAGCAGATCAATTACTTTATTAATAGTAGATATGCGCATTTAATGACCTCGCCGGATTTTCCAACGGCGTACTTAATCTGTCTTAATCGCCAAAATGCTTAACGGACGCTGTGGGGCAATTTGAAGGTATGAAACTCGCCATCATGCAGCCGTATTTTTTCCCGTATCTCGGCTACTTTCAATTGATTCACGCCGCAGACAAGTTTGTTGTCTACGACGATGTGCAATACATGAAAGGTGGGTGGATCAACAGAAACCGTATTTTGATGGACGGTAAGCCGGCGTGGATAAGCCTGCCGGTTATGCCCGATTCCACCTATAGCCACATCAACCAAAGAACGGTTTCTACAAGAGAGTACGAAAAAAGCAAAATAAAAATACTGGGGCAGCTGCAGGCCGGTTATAGAAAAGCACCTTTTTTCGCGGAGACATTGCCGCTAGTGAAAACCATTTTAGATGACGAAGAGAAGAGTCTGGCACATTTTATTTGTAGTAGTTTAACGATTATGTGTGAATACTTGGGCATTAAAACCCCATTAGTGTTGTCATCAGCCATAGCTAAAAATGATGATGAGTGTAGCGGTGTCGATAGGGTGTTTGCTATTTGTCGAGCGACAGGCGCTAAGACTTACATCAATTCAATAGGTGGCAGAGAGCTGTACCGCACAGAAGATTTTTCCGCGCAGGGCATCGACTTGCGCTTTATTGCGATGGATAGCATGGAATATGCACAAGGTGCGACAGTGTTTGTGCCGTATTTGTCGATTATCGATGTGCTGATGTTTAACGGCAGAGACACCACCCAATCCCTGTTGCAACAGTACAGTCTGCAACCGTGAGGCACCGATGCCTACACAGCCACTAATCAGCGTTTGCATCACCACTTACAATCACGAAAAATTTCTCGCGCAGGCGCTCGACAGTGTGTTGATGCAGCAAGGTGATTTTGTGCTGGAGGTATTGGTCGGTGAGGACGGTTCTAGCGATAACACAGCGGCCATCGTGCGTGATTACGCAACACGCCACCCTGATACGATACGCGCCTTTTATCACGATCCGAATGACAAGTTGTTCATCAACGGTCGCCAGACAGGGCGCAAAAATTTTCTCAATAATCTTGCGCAGACAAAAGGCGAATACATTGCCTTGCTCGATGGCGATGATTACTGGACGGATTCGCAAAAACTGCAAAAACAGCTAGATATATTGCAGCAACATCCGCAGTTATCGGCCTGCTGCCACGCGGCTATTTATGTCGATGCAGAGAATAAAGCGCAAAAAGGATTTATGGGGCACCATGATGTTGATGGCGCTTTTCGCGACTTTTCTTTGCGTGATGTGCTGCGTAAAAATCCTGTGCCAACGCTTTCGGTAATGTTCCGCAATCCGCGTATGCAGGAGTATCCGTCACTGTATTTGAAAACAGATATGGCGGATTGGCCGACACATATTCTCACGGCACGGCGCGGCGATATTCGCTATAGCAACGAAAAAATGGCTGCTTATCGCGTGCATGCAGGCGGTATTTGGGCTGGGTTTCGCGACAATCTTGAGAAAACTTTATTATCGGAAATGGCGGTGTGGCGCATTCTTATAGAAGAGCCGATATTTGCAGCACAGCGCGAATACCTCACACAACTGATTTCAGCGCAACATATCAAGCTGATAAAAGCTGCGTTGCGTGAGCATGATTATCACAAGGCGTGGCGGTATTGGCGAGAGCAGGGAAAATACCATATCGGGTTGGCGTGGCGTATTGCCCGCAAACAGATGCGTCACGCACTTTTACCTAAACACGGTGCGCGGCATGAGCGGTGAGCAGCCCTTGGTTTCTATTGTTGTTCCGACCTACAACTACGCTGTATTTCTTGCCGAAGCGGTGGAGTCGGCACTGCACCAATCGCACAAAAATATTGAAGTCATCATCGTGGATGATGGTTCGACCGATAACACGGCTGTCGTAGCACAAGCGTTAGTGCAGCAGGATGCGCGCGTGCGTTATATATATCAGCCCAATCAAGGTTTGTCAGCGGCACGCAATACCGGCATCAAAAATGCGCAGGGAGATTTTCTCGTATTTCTCGATGCGGATGATGTGATGCACGCACACAAAATAGCCACACACTGGGTGCATTTTAAGCGTGAGCCGTTAACAGATATTTCTTATGGCAGCAGCCGTTATTTTTTATCAGGCCAACCAGAAAAAACGTTTGCCAGTATTGCGCTGGATGAGCAGGACTGGATGCCAAAAGTATCCGGTAGCACGGCGGAAATCATGCCGACACTGATCGCCAACAACATGATGCCTGTGTGCTCGGCCATGTTGCGGCGACGCGTTGTCGATGCAGTGGGCGGCTTTGATACGTCACTTAA
The DNA window shown above is from Cellvibrionales bacterium and carries:
- a CDS encoding sulfotransferase; this encodes MDEGRSEQFARNDQLMEALTELNTMLAGMERPSVEGLQRPIVFIVGCPRSGTTLMMQWLAALGVFAYPSNLIARFYANPYVGVRVQQALHTYDSKKQIFPEVNAAGDFSSNYGHTSGALAPSEYWYFWRRFFHFGEIQYLHAFNGGSHDTLGFVKELALMEKAFDKPLLMKAMILNWNLPELYNLFSKCLFIDVSRTPADNAESLYFARQSFLRMFPSGFHLSRRNIRD
- a CDS encoding sulfotransferase; this translates as MKKIILLASERSGTNLLRTLLGNHPNIDAPVAPHFLDAFSDSIGLYGDLKKKENAARLLGHMIKLANHSYHNWNLKTDASELCERYGVNSLASAFDAVYSERAKLEGKDNYACKDNYMFHYVSLLERLPDATDIRYIYLYRDPRDNVVSWMKRPLYMHTPYEMAKKWNAEQRTILDLVNKVGINAHFLKYENLIANPAQEMTRVLEFIGVSADEKCFQTDENNKESKRNEYWENLSKPIMSDNSKNT
- a CDS encoding NAD(P) transhydrogenase subunit alpha, encoding MMEIITIFVLAIFVGYYVVWGVTPALHTPLMAVTNALSGIIVVGAMLQAVYIPAADGSLQAITPTSVLGALAVFFASINIFGGFAVTERMLDMFRKKKK
- a CDS encoding Re/Si-specific NAD(P)(+) transhydrogenase subunit alpha, whose product is MRIGVIKETAAGENRVALTPETAKKFTGLGYEVVVQSGAGVASSCPDAQYTAAGASVASSAADALKDADIVLKVIAPTADEADLMKSGAIVLAAFAPHANDNLDTYAAKGLTCVAMELIPRITRAQSSDILSSQANVAGYKAVLMAANEYQRMFPMLMTAAGTVKPARVVVLGVGVAGLQAIATAKRLGAVVEASDMRPAAKEQVESLGGKWLDVPMSDEEKAKALGTGGYAWVPSPEYVRDQAVIVDKAVSNADIVITTAQIPGRKAPVLVKADTVAKMKPGSVLVDMAASTGGNVEGSEAGKTVTTNNGVKIIGETNIPALVAAETSALYARNMVNFLEPMHDKESKTLKLNREDEMVKPTIIVDGGQVIYKKPN
- a CDS encoding HEAT repeat domain-containing protein yields the protein MRSLPQIAVLAAAIALLPACGKNEETPAAKANTSAAAQQQAADPFQRNGELLSINVDTMPRAAFVAKLSELTGAKITVEGDNNQTVTLHIADGSLRKVLSMAMADVPYTISMQFANLQDSFPVSVSVTRYNTAAAAPQAANAAQQLPAGLVPSLPSGAQPVAAAAESDEPELASMSPDEQLKYFLSKDKDDQVSMIFDMEPTKSDIALMNKLITREDVTGEVKQEMLDSLSTADYEDAGATIKLALDEKDPEVVAKAAEVLSGVGSATDIAALKKVLEKTDNEDVRTAVNDAIETLEP
- a CDS encoding NAD(P)(+) transhydrogenase (Re/Si-specific) subunit beta, whose protein sequence is MENIAQYASWAYLIGAVLFILTLRGLSSPASAIMGNRYGMIGMALAVLATFFIAPNPNIGLIVAAMIGGAAIGIFRARTVPMTQMPETVAMMHSLVGLAAVLIAVAAVLHHGESHSMLSRFELFVGCFIGAITFSASVFAFGKLAAKKWAKSLHGSWVKVVQAILAIVMLVSGVHYFVTENMMSFWMMTGTAIVLGYFWIAPIGGGDMPVVVSLLNSFSGWAAAGIGFTLGNAMLIIAGSLVGSSGAILSYVMCRAMNRSLFNVLFGGFGAAAAGAAAADGKEKNYKSGSADDAAFMMGNADSVVIVPGYGLAQARAQNAVKELAEALKEKGVTVRYAIHPVAGRMPGHMNVLLAEADVPYEDVKEMDEINSDFPSTDVVLVIGANDVVNPAAKTDPTSPIFGMPILEANRARTVMVIKRSMAVGYAGLDNDLFYLDKTMMIFGDAKKVVEDMVKSLTGSGH